From the genome of Paenibacillus sp.:
CGCCAGCGTTCGTCCTGAGCCAGGATCAAACTCTCCAAAAAGGGTAGTTCGTCTATGCTCATTGCTAAGCTAGCTTTAAAACTTTGCTGTGATTGCTCACAGCGCGTATGCGCTCGTTGTTCAGTTTTCAAGGAGCAAGCTCGTCTTGCCTTCTTGCTTGTCCGATGCGCTTTTCGCGACCGGAATTAGAATATATCACAATCGGCTCGCACTTTGCAAGTGGAATTTTTAACTTTTTTTCCGACTGCCCTGCCGGCTGACCGGCGGAAGAACATCTTATCACCCTGGCATAGTCCCTGCAACACATAATTTTTACCAATTAGGCTTGTTCTATAAGGACAGCCCTGCCAATACACTGTACAAGAGTGATACAACCCGCAACGAGGAGCTGTTACAACCATGAGTACGTTTCTAAGTTACATCCTGCTCGGCCTATCGTTGTCGGCGCCCATCGGTCCGGTGAACGCCGCTCAGCTGGACAAAGGCATCCGGTTCGGTTTCTGGAACGCTTGGCTGCTCGGATTAGGGGCCATGGCCGCGGATGCCGCCTTCATGCTTATCATTTATTTTGGCTTCGCCCACTTTCTGCAGACGCCGTTCATGAAGGCGTTCCTATGGACCTTCGGATGTCTCGTGCTCATTTACACCGGGGTGGAGGGCTTCCAAAAAGCGAAAACGGTGAAAGCCTCCAAGCAAACGAAGAAAGAACCCCCATTAAAATCGTTCACGCAAGGGTTCTTTCTCACGCTGAGCAATCCGATCAGCATTTTGTTTTGGCTCGGCATTTACGGTTCGATTCTAGCGCAAGCGACGGCGACAAGCACTCCC
Proteins encoded in this window:
- a CDS encoding LysE family transporter, which codes for MSTFLSYILLGLSLSAPIGPVNAAQLDKGIRFGFWNAWLLGLGAMAADAAFMLIIYFGFAHFLQTPFMKAFLWTFGCLVLIYTGVEGFQKAKTVKASKQTKKEPPLKSFTQGFFLTLSNPISILFWLGIYGSILAQATATSTPASILLNTIAIFLGILVWDFTMASVASSFQKIARSALLTFISRAAGLCLIGFGLYFGLQAFKLLFL